Proteins encoded in a region of the Flavobacterium sp. PMTSA4 genome:
- a CDS encoding restriction endonuclease subunit S: protein MEILQPVLRFPGFEDKWSNKNLGSIFTITSASRVHKNEWTESGVRFFRSSDVVSHFKGNDNTKAYISFELYESLSSKIGRVKKGDILITGGGSIGIPYLISDNEPLYFKDADLLWIKNVDKINGYFLYSFFLTESFTNYLKSISHIGTIAHYTVIQAKNTPFNFPSLEEQTKIANFLSSVDEKLNLLKEKKELLEEYKKGIMQKIFNQELRFKDDNGSDFEDWKLKRLKDFMVERNVQLPKNDKYPLMSFVANKGVTEKGDRYNREFLVNDEENKKYKQTEYGDFIYSSNNLETGSIGLNNYGSASISPVYSIFKINELCDYKFISNFFSRKEFISKMTKFRQGVMYGQWRIHEKDFLQIEENFPCLKEQTKIANFLSAIDEKIELVFNQIEDTQEYKKGLLQQMFV, encoded by the coding sequence ATGGAAATATTACAACCAGTATTAAGATTTCCAGGCTTTGAAGATAAATGGTCAAATAAAAATCTAGGAAGTATATTTACCATTACATCTGCTTCACGAGTTCATAAAAACGAGTGGACAGAAAGCGGTGTTAGATTTTTTCGATCAAGTGACGTAGTATCACATTTTAAGGGTAACGATAATACTAAAGCTTATATTTCATTTGAATTGTATGAGTCTCTTTCTAGTAAGATTGGTCGTGTTAAAAAAGGCGATATTCTAATTACTGGTGGTGGTTCCATTGGAATTCCTTATTTAATAAGTGACAATGAACCTTTATATTTCAAGGATGCCGACTTGTTGTGGATAAAAAACGTTGATAAAATTAATGGATATTTTTTATACTCATTCTTTCTCACTGAATCATTTACAAATTATTTAAAAAGTATTTCTCATATTGGAACAATTGCTCATTATACTGTAATACAAGCTAAAAACACACCATTTAATTTCCCTTCTCTTGAAGAACAAACCAAAATAGCAAATTTCCTTTCCTCAGTAGATGAAAAACTAAACCTTTTAAAAGAAAAAAAAGAACTTTTAGAAGAGTACAAAAAAGGTATCATGCAAAAAATCTTCAACCAAGAACTTAGGTTTAAAGATGATAATGGTAGTGATTTTGAGGATTGGAAGTTAAAAAGGTTAAAAGACTTTATGGTTGAGAGAAATGTACAATTACCAAAAAATGATAAATATCCATTAATGTCTTTTGTAGCCAATAAAGGTGTAACAGAAAAAGGAGATAGATATAATAGAGAGTTTTTAGTTAATGATGAAGAAAATAAAAAATATAAACAAACCGAATATGGTGATTTTATATATAGTTCCAATAATTTAGAAACAGGTTCAATAGGATTAAATAATTATGGTTCTGCATCTATATCACCAGTTTACAGCATCTTTAAAATTAATGAATTGTGTGATTATAAATTTATAAGCAATTTTTTTAGTCGTAAAGAATTTATAAGTAAGATGACTAAATTTAGGCAAGGTGTTATGTATGGTCAATGGAGAATCCACGAAAAGGATTTTTTACAAATTGAGGAAAATTTTCCTTGTCTGAAAGAACAAACCAAAATCGCCAATTTCCTTTCAGCCATTGATGAAAAAATAGAATTAGTATTCAATCAAATAGAAGACACACAAGAATATAAAAAAGGCTTGTTACAACAAATGTTTGTTTAA
- a CDS encoding transcription initiation factor IIE subunit beta family protein: MSRICIYAKDVQIITGKSERQARKIINSIKDAYAKKKHQPVTIKEFCDYMDLDINDVNPLLK; encoded by the coding sequence ATGTCAAGAATCTGCATCTACGCCAAAGACGTGCAAATCATAACAGGAAAATCCGAAAGACAAGCACGCAAAATCATCAACAGCATCAAAGACGCCTATGCCAAGAAAAAGCACCAACCAGTCACCATCAAAGAATTCTGTGACTACATGGATCTAGACATCAACGATGTAAACCCACTTCTCAAATAA
- a CDS encoding type I restriction-modification system subunit M: MSDEQKKLLESQLWAIANILRGKISANQFQDYILGFIFYKYLSEKLEKKANEFLKTDGILFNEIDENSTEGKAILEALKEATVDALGYFLKPSELFTNLAKKGNAKVINQDDEEQIQSTFILEDLANVLNSIEKSTMGSESQDDFDNLFYDIDLNSTKIGRTTKDRNDVIVKILTALDEIDFDLDNTDGDVLGDAYEYLIGQFAAGAGQKAGEFYTPQQVSTILARIVTTRKSKLKSVYDPTCGSGSLLLRVAREVEEVGHFYGQEQNRTTYNLARMNMILHDVNYHKFDIKNEDTLEKPQHLDFKFEAIVANPPFSAKWSANPLFSNDDRFSQYGRLAPSTKADFAFIQHMVHQLDDNGIMACIAPHGVLFRGAAEGHIRQFLIEDRNYIDAIIGLPSNLFYGTSIPTCILVLKKCKETPENILFIDASNDFEKVKNQNVLREQDIDKIIKTYQNREVIDKYSNIATLEEIKANDYNLNIPRYVNTFEEALEIDIDAIADKLQAVDNKMATVDTTIASFCSELNIKTPF; the protein is encoded by the coding sequence ATGTCAGACGAACAAAAGAAACTTCTAGAATCCCAATTATGGGCTATTGCAAATATTTTAAGAGGTAAAATTTCAGCCAATCAATTCCAAGATTACATACTAGGATTTATTTTTTACAAATACCTTTCTGAAAAACTCGAGAAAAAAGCAAACGAGTTTTTAAAAACTGATGGCATTCTTTTCAATGAAATTGATGAAAACAGCACAGAAGGTAAAGCAATTTTAGAAGCGCTAAAAGAAGCAACAGTTGACGCATTAGGTTATTTCTTAAAACCATCTGAGTTATTCACAAACCTTGCTAAAAAAGGAAATGCTAAGGTTATCAATCAAGACGATGAAGAACAAATTCAAAGCACTTTCATTTTAGAAGATTTAGCAAATGTGCTAAACTCTATCGAAAAAAGTACTATGGGTTCTGAAAGTCAAGACGACTTTGATAACTTATTCTACGATATTGATTTAAACTCCACTAAAATAGGTAGAACTACCAAAGATAGAAACGATGTTATCGTTAAAATCTTAACTGCATTAGATGAAATTGATTTCGATTTAGACAATACCGATGGCGATGTTTTGGGTGACGCTTACGAATATTTAATTGGGCAGTTTGCAGCAGGAGCTGGACAAAAAGCAGGAGAGTTTTATACACCTCAACAAGTTTCTACTATCTTGGCTAGAATTGTTACTACTCGCAAAAGCAAACTAAAATCGGTTTATGACCCAACGTGTGGTAGTGGTTCGCTGTTACTTCGTGTTGCTCGTGAAGTGGAAGAAGTAGGTCATTTTTATGGACAAGAACAAAACCGTACGACCTACAACTTAGCGCGAATGAATATGATTTTGCATGATGTTAATTATCATAAATTCGATATTAAAAACGAAGACACACTCGAAAAACCGCAACACTTAGATTTTAAGTTTGAGGCTATTGTAGCCAATCCACCATTTTCTGCTAAATGGTCGGCAAATCCATTATTTTCTAATGATGATAGATTTTCACAATACGGAAGACTAGCACCAAGCACAAAAGCCGATTTTGCTTTCATTCAACACATGGTGCATCAGTTAGACGATAACGGTATTATGGCGTGTATTGCTCCTCATGGGGTTTTGTTCCGTGGAGCTGCAGAAGGACACATTCGTCAATTCTTAATCGAAGACCGAAATTACATTGATGCAATCATTGGTTTACCTTCTAACTTGTTTTACGGTACTAGTATACCAACGTGTATTTTAGTTTTAAAGAAGTGTAAAGAAACGCCAGAAAACATTTTATTTATTGATGCCAGTAACGATTTCGAAAAAGTAAAAAATCAAAATGTATTAAGAGAACAAGACATTGATAAGATTATTAAAACCTATCAAAACAGGGAAGTAATTGATAAATACTCCAACATTGCAACTTTAGAAGAAATAAAAGCAAACGATTATAATTTAAATATCCCTCGTTATGTAAACACTTTTGAAGAAGCTCTTGAAATCGATATTGATGCTATTGCAGATAAATTGCAAGCTGTAGATAATAAAATGGCAACAGTTGACACTACTATTGCCTCTTTTTGTAGTGAGTTAAATATTAAAACACCTTTTTAG
- a CDS encoding DUF3347 domain-containing protein: MKTISQIAITLIFTLSLTACDAQIKNAKTETVTIYGNCGMCEKTIEKAGNKKGVATVDWNKDTKVASLTYDEKQTSKDEILKRIALSGYDSDSFLAPDEAYNDLPGCCQYDRKAKTPVKKEAVAETMNHHHEEAATVDVQKAAPLAAVFDKYFAVKDALVKTDGAGASVSATALVQEINKIDMKSLDMNVHTVWMKVLGELKEDAEHISETKDAAHQRDHFDSLSKNIYSLIKVSKVETPVYYQFCPMANDGKGANWLSKENAVKNPYYGSMMLSCGKTVETIK, from the coding sequence ATGAAAACAATTTCTCAAATAGCGATAACGCTTATCTTTACGTTATCTTTAACAGCATGCGATGCACAAATAAAAAACGCTAAAACCGAAACAGTAACCATCTATGGCAACTGTGGGATGTGTGAAAAAACAATTGAAAAAGCAGGTAACAAAAAAGGGGTTGCCACAGTAGATTGGAACAAAGACACTAAAGTAGCTTCATTGACCTATGACGAAAAACAAACCAGCAAAGACGAAATACTAAAACGCATTGCCTTGTCAGGATACGACAGCGATAGCTTTTTAGCACCAGACGAAGCCTATAATGATTTGCCAGGTTGTTGCCAATACGACCGCAAAGCTAAAACTCCAGTAAAGAAAGAAGCTGTAGCCGAAACGATGAATCATCATCATGAAGAAGCAGCAACCGTTGATGTGCAAAAAGCAGCACCACTTGCGGCAGTGTTTGACAAGTATTTTGCCGTAAAAGATGCTTTGGTAAAAACCGATGGAGCAGGAGCATCCGTGAGCGCAACTGCCTTGGTTCAGGAAATAAATAAGATAGACATGAAATCGCTCGACATGAATGTACACACCGTTTGGATGAAAGTACTTGGCGAACTGAAAGAAGACGCAGAACACATTTCGGAAACCAAAGATGCGGCGCATCAAAGAGATCATTTTGATAGTTTGTCTAAAAACATCTACAGCTTAATCAAAGTGTCAAAAGTGGAAACACCAGTGTATTATCAGTTTTGTCCAATGGCAAACGATGGTAAAGGCGCCAACTGGTTGAGCAAAGAAAACGCGGTTAAAAATCCGTATTATGGTTCAATGATGTTGAGTTGTGGTAAAACCGTAGAAACAATAAAATAA
- a CDS encoding type I restriction endonuclease subunit R, producing the protein MTSQSELILEQNLINQLAANGYDFVTIKDEGDLLVNLKKQLEKHNNKTFSDSDFKQILNHLSKSNNIFEKALLLRDKFAFKNDNNELVYVEFINMDFWCQNEYQVTNQITVEGSYKNRYDVTILINGLPLVQIELKKTGIELKEAYNQINRYQKHSFSSNTGLFNFIQLFVISNGVNTKYFSNFGNKKPDFKQTFYWTDDNNKRISKLEDFANTFLEKCHLSKMITKYIVLHDTTKQLMVLRPYQFFAVERIIEKVKNTNKNGYIWHTTGSGKTLTSFKASQILSQLPKVDKVVFCVDRQDLDYQTAKEFNAFKPDCIDPTNNTKNLVAQFNDNNNKLIVTTIQKLYNAVTRDHHLKTMDNLKDKKIVFIFDECHRSQFGDTHKRITQYFTNYQLFGFTGTPIFAENAQSKTKENQTTASLFGEKLHQYVITDAIKDENVLRFSVEYVGKYKEKENSQNEVDIEVEAIDTKELLESQERLEKISNYIIQQHSIKTQNKTFTAMFCVSSVEVLIKYYDLLQKLKDEGKHDLKVATIFSYGANDDMITDVENYDSADFNEVAEDEEVYTAVHKRDKLESYIQHYNQMFGMNYSTKDTQIFYNYYKDIAKRVRAKEVDLLLVVNMFLTGFDSPSLNTLFVDKNLRYHGLIQAYSRTNRILGEKKSQGNIIVFRNLKKATDDAIALFSNKDAKEIIIMQPYDKYVKDIDEAYEKLISITPTFESVDDLYSEEEELEFVKAFRELIRLKNIISSFVDFSFEDIKLDEQEFENYKSKYLDLSDKSTKEKTSILNEVDFELELIHRDDITVTYILGLLAKLKATTAEEKERKQKEILDLVAGEAKLRSKRELIEQFIIENLPLIDTENIEEEYTQFMKEQQDKAFLKFAEEEKLNKEKLQKLTEDYLFNQRTPTKQEVIAVMEEQPSILQRATVGETILRKFMNFISTFFND; encoded by the coding sequence ATGACCTCACAATCCGAATTAATATTAGAACAAAACCTAATCAATCAGTTAGCTGCTAATGGATATGACTTTGTTACGATTAAAGACGAAGGCGATTTGTTGGTTAATTTGAAAAAGCAGTTAGAGAAGCACAACAACAAAACTTTTTCTGATAGTGATTTCAAGCAAATTTTAAACCACCTTTCAAAGTCGAATAACATCTTTGAAAAAGCACTATTACTTCGTGATAAATTTGCCTTCAAAAATGATAATAATGAGTTAGTATATGTTGAGTTCATCAATATGGATTTTTGGTGTCAAAACGAATACCAAGTAACTAATCAAATAACAGTTGAAGGTTCCTATAAAAACCGTTACGATGTAACTATATTAATCAATGGTTTACCATTAGTTCAAATTGAATTAAAGAAAACCGGCATAGAATTAAAAGAAGCCTACAATCAAATCAACCGCTATCAAAAACATTCCTTTTCTTCCAATACAGGCTTATTCAATTTCATTCAATTATTTGTTATTAGTAACGGAGTAAACACAAAATACTTCAGCAATTTTGGAAACAAAAAACCAGACTTCAAGCAAACATTCTATTGGACAGACGACAACAACAAACGCATTTCTAAATTAGAAGATTTCGCAAACACATTCCTGGAGAAATGTCATTTATCAAAAATGATAACAAAGTATATTGTGCTACACGATACTACTAAGCAGTTAATGGTCTTACGTCCATATCAGTTTTTTGCCGTAGAACGTATTATTGAAAAAGTGAAGAACACCAACAAAAACGGCTACATTTGGCATACCACAGGTTCGGGTAAAACCCTAACATCCTTTAAAGCCAGTCAAATCCTTTCACAGTTACCCAAAGTAGATAAAGTAGTGTTTTGTGTTGACCGTCAAGATTTAGATTACCAAACCGCAAAAGAGTTCAACGCCTTCAAACCCGATTGCATTGATCCAACCAACAATACGAAAAACTTAGTAGCACAGTTCAATGACAACAACAACAAACTGATTGTAACGACCATCCAAAAATTGTATAATGCAGTAACGCGAGACCATCATTTAAAAACGATGGACAACTTAAAAGACAAGAAAATTGTTTTCATATTTGATGAATGTCACCGAAGCCAGTTTGGAGATACACACAAACGCATTACGCAATATTTCACCAACTACCAATTATTTGGATTTACAGGAACACCTATATTTGCCGAGAATGCCCAATCAAAAACCAAAGAAAATCAAACAACAGCAAGTTTGTTTGGTGAAAAATTGCACCAATATGTCATTACCGATGCCATAAAAGATGAAAATGTATTGCGTTTTTCAGTAGAATATGTGGGTAAATACAAAGAAAAAGAAAACTCACAGAATGAAGTAGACATAGAAGTAGAGGCTATTGATACTAAAGAGTTGCTTGAAAGCCAAGAGCGATTAGAGAAAATTTCAAATTATATAATACAACAACACAGCATAAAAACCCAAAATAAAACCTTTACAGCCATGTTTTGCGTGAGTAGTGTTGAGGTATTGATTAAATATTATGACTTACTACAAAAACTAAAAGACGAAGGAAAACATGATTTAAAAGTAGCAACCATATTCAGTTATGGCGCTAATGATGACATGATTACTGATGTTGAAAATTATGATAGTGCCGATTTTAATGAAGTAGCCGAAGACGAAGAAGTATATACAGCAGTTCATAAACGCGACAAGCTAGAAAGCTACATTCAGCATTACAATCAAATGTTTGGCATGAACTATTCTACTAAAGATACCCAAATATTTTATAATTACTATAAAGATATTGCCAAGCGAGTTCGTGCCAAAGAAGTAGACTTGTTGTTAGTGGTCAATATGTTCTTAACAGGTTTTGATAGTCCTAGTTTAAATACGTTGTTTGTTGATAAAAATTTGCGTTATCATGGATTAATCCAAGCTTACTCAAGAACCAATAGGATATTAGGCGAAAAAAAATCACAAGGAAATATCATAGTGTTTCGTAATTTAAAGAAGGCAACAGATGATGCTATAGCATTATTTTCAAATAAGGATGCCAAGGAAATTATTATCATGCAACCCTATGACAAGTATGTAAAAGATATTGATGAAGCTTATGAGAAATTAATCAGCATCACACCAACTTTTGAATCTGTAGATGATTTATACAGTGAAGAAGAAGAACTAGAATTTGTAAAAGCATTTAGAGAACTTATTCGACTAAAAAATATTATTTCATCCTTTGTCGACTTTAGTTTTGAGGATATAAAACTTGACGAACAAGAATTCGAAAACTATAAATCAAAATACCTCGACCTATCGGATAAAAGCACCAAAGAAAAAACTTCAATACTAAATGAAGTCGATTTTGAGTTAGAATTAATTCATAGAGATGATATTACGGTTACCTATATACTAGGCTTATTGGCTAAGTTAAAAGCAACCACAGCAGAAGAAAAAGAGCGTAAACAAAAAGAAATATTAGACTTAGTAGCAGGAGAAGCGAAACTTAGAAGTAAACGAGAATTAATAGAGCAGTTTATTATTGAAAACCTACCATTAATAGATACTGAAAACATTGAGGAAGAATACACCCAATTCATGAAAGAACAACAAGACAAAGCTTTCCTCAAGTTTGCCGAAGAAGAAAAACTAAACAAAGAAAAATTACAAAAACTTACCGAAGATTACCTCTTCAATCAAAGAACCCCAACTAAGCAAGAAGTAATCGCAGTCATGGAAGAACAACCATCTATTTTGCAGCGCGCTACAGTAGGTGAGACTATACTAAGAAAGTTTATGAATTTTATCAGTACTTTTTTTAATGACTAG
- a CDS encoding YqaE/Pmp3 family membrane protein: MRYVIAFFFPWLSLLLQGKILSGILCLLLQITIIGWVPACIWAFTSLNRMYADRRTNKIIKAMRK; this comes from the coding sequence ATGAGATACGTCATAGCATTTTTCTTTCCTTGGCTATCCTTACTACTACAAGGCAAAATACTATCAGGAATACTGTGCCTGTTACTCCAAATAACAATAATAGGTTGGGTACCTGCATGCATTTGGGCATTTACCTCCCTAAACAGGATGTACGCTGACAGACGTACCAACAAAATCATTAAAGCAATGAGAAAGTAA
- a CDS encoding KUP/HAK/KT family potassium transporter — protein sequence MSSHHHNLHSKLSAGGLLLTLGIIYGDIGTSPLYVMKSIIGENTINPNLILGGLSCIFWTLTLQTTIKYVIITLNADNHGEGGIFSLYSLVKRTKIQWLIVPAIIGGSLLLAEGIITPPISVSSAVEGLLIFKPDIPTIPIVIFILFALFFIQQFGAKLVTKFFSPVMLVWFSMLGILGIIQIGGNLSILKAINPYYAYQLITSGLDGHGFFVLGAVFLCTTGAESLYSDMGHCGRRNIRISWAFVKTMLLLNYFGQGAYLLQHSGDTLAYLNEYNPNPFYLIMAEWFQPIGIVVATLAAIIASQALISGSFTLINEAMRLNFWPKVKINYPTEVKGQLYIPSINWLLFLGCVGITLYFKESANMEHAYGLSIILGMMMTTTLLNFYLIMKRVKWYFIGAIITLYATIEICFFAANITKFKDGGYVTIVIAIVLITIMSTYYLAKKISKTYTKIVKIENYKKVLAELSVDLSIPKYATHLVYMTNSNRSDEIEEKVMYSILQKRPKRADLYWFIHVNVLSEPYNKEYRVTEIVKDDIYRIDFYLGFREPTKINLMFKEVIKDMVKQGEVDITSRYESLHKNHIIGDFKFVLSEKFLSNDSDITFFEKVIMNTYFIMKKLSLSEEKAFGLDSSSVKVEQFPMVLHAPEKIEMCRLE from the coding sequence ATGAGTTCGCACCACCACAATCTGCACTCAAAATTATCGGCTGGAGGATTATTACTAACACTAGGAATCATATATGGTGACATTGGTACTTCGCCATTGTATGTAATGAAATCGATTATTGGTGAAAACACTATTAATCCAAACTTAATTCTTGGTGGTCTATCGTGTATTTTTTGGACACTGACGCTTCAAACGACTATAAAGTATGTTATTATTACCCTAAACGCTGATAACCACGGCGAAGGTGGTATCTTCTCGCTCTACTCACTGGTTAAAAGAACGAAGATTCAATGGCTGATTGTACCGGCTATCATTGGAGGTAGTTTGCTATTGGCAGAAGGAATCATCACGCCGCCTATCTCGGTTTCGTCGGCAGTAGAAGGGCTTTTGATATTTAAACCCGATATTCCCACGATACCTATTGTTATCTTCATCTTGTTTGCTTTGTTTTTCATTCAGCAGTTTGGTGCAAAACTAGTTACTAAGTTCTTTTCGCCGGTGATGTTGGTTTGGTTTTCGATGTTGGGTATCTTAGGAATCATTCAAATTGGAGGCAACCTTTCGATACTGAAAGCTATCAATCCTTACTATGCATACCAGCTTATAACCTCTGGTCTTGATGGGCATGGTTTCTTTGTGTTGGGTGCTGTGTTCTTATGTACTACGGGAGCAGAATCGCTTTACTCAGACATGGGACACTGTGGCAGAAGAAACATCAGAATCAGTTGGGCTTTTGTAAAAACTATGTTGTTGCTGAACTATTTTGGACAAGGTGCTTATTTGTTGCAACACAGTGGTGATACGCTGGCGTATTTAAACGAATACAACCCTAACCCATTCTACTTAATCATGGCGGAATGGTTTCAACCAATTGGAATTGTGGTAGCAACTCTTGCGGCTATTATTGCTTCGCAAGCGTTAATTAGTGGTTCGTTTACTTTAATTAATGAGGCAATGCGTTTGAACTTTTGGCCGAAGGTTAAAATCAACTATCCAACCGAAGTGAAAGGCCAGCTTTATATTCCTTCGATTAACTGGTTGTTGTTCCTGGGTTGTGTGGGTATTACGCTTTACTTCAAAGAATCAGCAAACATGGAGCATGCCTATGGTTTATCAATCATCCTAGGGATGATGATGACCACTACCCTATTGAACTTTTACCTGATTATGAAACGCGTAAAATGGTACTTTATTGGAGCTATCATCACGCTGTATGCCACTATTGAGATTTGTTTCTTTGCGGCTAACATTACTAAGTTTAAAGATGGTGGTTATGTTACTATTGTTATTGCCATAGTTTTGATAACAATAATGTCGACCTATTACTTAGCTAAGAAAATCAGTAAGACGTATACCAAAATTGTTAAGATTGAAAATTATAAAAAGGTATTGGCTGAGCTGAGTGTGGATTTATCGATACCAAAATATGCTACGCACTTGGTGTACATGACCAACTCGAACCGTAGTGATGAGATTGAGGAAAAGGTAATGTACTCTATCTTGCAAAAACGACCAAAACGTGCCGATTTGTACTGGTTTATTCACGTGAATGTGTTGAGTGAGCCTTATAATAAAGAATACCGCGTTACTGAAATAGTAAAAGATGATATCTACAGAATAGATTTTTATTTGGGTTTCAGAGAACCTACTAAAATCAACCTGATGTTTAAAGAGGTTATCAAAGACATGGTAAAACAAGGCGAAGTGGATATAACAAGCCGATATGAATCGTTGCATAAAAACCATATTATTGGTGACTTTAAGTTTGTACTTTCTGAGAAGTTCCTGTCTAACGACAGCGATATTACTTTCTTTGAAAAGGTAATTATGAATACCTACTTCATCATGAAGAAACTAAGTCTTTCGGAAGAGAAAGCCTTTGGTTTGGATAGTAGTTCCGTAAAAGTAGAGCAATTCCCGATGGTGCTTCATGCTCCTGAGAAAATAGAGATGTGCAGATTGGAATAA
- a CDS encoding heavy-metal-associated domain-containing protein, whose amino-acid sequence MTHSYTVTGMTCSSCEAKVKNALFSVEGVTQVLVSKDENLATITMEKHIALSKFQEVLESRYTIQAKEHNEMKMQTQSWFTTYKPILLIFGFILSVTLVIQSKNEQFNGMEAMAHFMAGFFLVFSFFKMLNLKGFAESYVMYDVLAKQVPSWAYLYAFIELALGFAFLSGFNPVLTNAVTFVVMSISIIGVLQSVLNKKKIQCACLGAVFNLPMSTVTIIEDGLMIAMSAVMLLHYI is encoded by the coding sequence ATGACACATTCGTATACAGTTACCGGAATGACTTGCTCAAGTTGCGAAGCAAAAGTTAAAAATGCACTTTTCAGTGTAGAAGGCGTTACACAAGTATTGGTTTCAAAAGATGAAAACCTTGCCACCATTACTATGGAAAAACACATTGCATTATCAAAATTTCAAGAGGTTTTAGAATCCCGATATACCATTCAGGCAAAAGAACACAACGAAATGAAGATGCAAACACAATCCTGGTTTACTACCTATAAACCCATACTGCTGATTTTTGGTTTTATACTAAGTGTAACACTTGTTATTCAATCAAAAAATGAACAGTTCAACGGGATGGAAGCCATGGCACATTTTATGGCAGGATTCTTTTTAGTGTTTTCGTTCTTCAAAATGCTGAATCTAAAAGGGTTTGCCGAGAGCTACGTTATGTATGATGTGCTGGCTAAGCAAGTACCATCTTGGGCCTATTTGTATGCATTTATAGAACTGGCGCTAGGGTTTGCCTTCCTTTCGGGGTTTAATCCAGTACTAACCAATGCAGTTACCTTTGTAGTGATGAGTATCAGTATTATTGGGGTATTGCAATCGGTTTTAAATAAAAAGAAAATACAATGTGCTTGTTTAGGAGCAGTTTTTAATCTCCCGATGAGTACAGTAACCATAATTGAAGACGGATTAATGATTGCCATGAGCGCCGTCATGCTGCTTCATTATATATAA
- a CDS encoding helix-turn-helix domain-containing protein — translation MKLYIKNMVCSRCKMVVKSELEKLGLHPTMIELGEIEITEKDITPQKEALAAALQSLGFELIDDKKSKTIEKIKNLIVDLVHNKDNEIKVNLSDYITNHINQDYNSLSNLFSEVEGTTIEKYYIQQRVEKIKELIMYDELSLSEIAFQLNYSSIAHLSNQFKKVTGFSPSYFKSLKDKKRKQIEDL, via the coding sequence ATGAAGCTCTACATCAAAAACATGGTGTGCAGCCGTTGTAAAATGGTAGTGAAGTCGGAGTTAGAAAAACTCGGGCTTCATCCTACCATGATTGAGTTAGGTGAAATTGAAATAACCGAAAAGGATATAACGCCACAAAAAGAAGCATTAGCTGCTGCGTTGCAATCCTTAGGTTTTGAACTGATAGACGATAAGAAAAGTAAAACCATCGAAAAAATAAAAAACCTTATCGTTGACTTGGTGCACAACAAAGACAATGAAATAAAAGTAAACCTTTCCGATTATATCACCAATCACATCAATCAGGATTACAACAGCTTGAGCAATCTTTTTTCGGAGGTTGAAGGAACTACTATTGAGAAATATTACATCCAGCAACGCGTAGAAAAAATCAAAGAGCTCATCATGTATGATGAACTATCACTTAGCGAAATAGCGTTTCAGTTAAACTACAGCAGTATTGCCCATTTGAGCAACCAGTTTAAAAAAGTAACCGGCTTTTCGCCCAGTTATTTCAAGAGCTTGAAAGACAAAAAAAGAAAGCAGATAGAAGATTTGTAA